Proteins from one Desulfovermiculus halophilus DSM 18834 genomic window:
- a CDS encoding GAF domain-containing protein, translating into MPHKQSMDYFRTLYEVVKAVNSSLNPRTVLRQVAEKISWAMDVKACSIRLLSEDRKYLQAGATYGLSQQYLRKGKVEVDKSKLDQEVLDGHNVYVCNACADERFQYPEAAQAEGIASVMAVPLNLQGQEIIGVLRVYSSSEREFNQEEVEFLNAMADLCAISIHNALAYDKIRYEHELLNRYTYQLFED; encoded by the coding sequence ATGCCCCATAAACAATCCATGGACTACTTCCGAACCCTTTACGAAGTGGTCAAGGCGGTCAACTCCAGCCTCAATCCCAGGACCGTGCTCCGGCAGGTGGCGGAAAAGATCAGCTGGGCCATGGACGTCAAGGCTTGCAGCATTCGGCTCTTAAGCGAAGACCGCAAATATCTCCAGGCCGGAGCCACCTACGGGCTGAGCCAGCAATATCTGCGCAAAGGCAAGGTTGAGGTGGACAAAAGCAAGCTGGACCAGGAAGTTTTGGACGGTCACAACGTCTATGTATGCAATGCCTGTGCAGACGAACGTTTCCAGTATCCGGAAGCTGCCCAGGCCGAAGGCATTGCCTCAGTCATGGCCGTACCGCTCAATCTGCAGGGCCAGGAGATTATCGGGGTTCTCCGGGTCTACTCCAGCTCCGAACGGGAGTTCAATCAAGAGGAAGTCGAGTTCTTGAACGCCATGGCCGATCTGTGCGCAATATCCATCCACAACGCACTGGCCTACGACAAGATCAGATATGAGCATGAACTCTTAAATCGCTATACATATCAGCTTTTTGAAGATTAA
- a CDS encoding desulfoferrodoxin FeS4 iron-binding domain-containing protein — MAAKGEFYRCTLCGHVVEVKQDGEGDLTCCGMPMEGLTDNEAQTFKD; from the coding sequence ATGGCAGCCAAAGGCGAATTTTACAGATGCACGCTCTGCGGACATGTTGTTGAGGTCAAGCAGGACGGAGAAGGAGACTTGACCTGCTGCGGCATGCCCATGGAAGGATTGACCGACAACGAAGCCCAGACCTTCAAGGACTAA